Proteins from a single region of Hydrogenobacter hydrogenophilus:
- the fdnG gene encoding formate dehydrogenase-N subunit alpha, translated as MELTRRSFLKLSGASVGVGIVGGLGFDLTPAYGRVRELKIAKAKVAKSVCTYCSVSCGVLVYSLTDGAMNVKPRVIHIEGDPDDPVNRGTLCPKGATLRDFVNSPQRITKPLYRPPGAKEWKEISWEEALNRIAKLIKDTRDRTFIEKDQEGRTVNRCESIFWLMGCTMENEPGYLGVKLGRLLGLVALETQARVUHAPTVASLAARFGRGAMTNSWNDIKNADLVFVMGGNPAENHPCGFKWAIKARQEKGAKIISVDVRYHRTAAVSDIFVQIRPGSDIAFMGGLINYVLQNKKYDEEYIKYFTNATYIVKDTYNFDPSTGLFSGYDPEKRKYDTKLWDYERDEKGMVKKDMTMEHPRCVFQLLKQFYSRYTPEVVEKITGVPKEKFLEVARLIAETGVPDKSMTHLYALGWTHHSWGTQVIGSMAILQLLLGNIGVPGGGVNALRGHANIQGMTDLAGEGRFLHGYLKPPTPEQQTLKDYIEANTPKPWDEGSMNYWSNYSKFIVSLLKSYFGDNATPENEFCYSYLPKQDKVISWDEAVDRMFKGKMEGVVSIGVNLLANTPNAKKTAVALSNLKWMVVMDPFETEMAAFWKHAENPESIKTEVFLLPSAVFAEKEGTKTNSARTLKWQYKAVEPPGDAKEELWFIGNLYMKLKELYQKEGGVFPDPILKARWPFQNPYHPTAEEVLALEINGVALDDIKDDKGNVVVKKGERLPSFIYLKDDGTTSCGMWLYCGVFPQSGNRAKSADLTDPSGLGIYPNYGYSWPANRRILYNRASAGPDGNPRSPKKKLVWWNAKEQKWVGYDVPDIKPDLPPEYGPFIMLPEGRGRLYSQFLVDGPFPEHYEPYESPVENLLHPKTDKNPVVKVYKSDLDLLGKPDKFPYAATTYRVTEHFHYWTKHIYGTSVLFQKMFVEIPEELAKELDIKEGEKVRIITARGSAEAYALPTKRIKPLTVNGKKVYTVGIPIHWGFEGIVRGSLANLTTPFVWDPNSQTPEFKGFLCRIEKVKA; from the coding sequence ATGGAGCTCACAAGACGAAGTTTTCTAAAACTTTCTGGAGCTTCTGTAGGTGTTGGGATCGTTGGAGGTCTTGGTTTTGACCTCACACCAGCCTACGGGCGCGTTAGGGAGCTTAAAATAGCCAAAGCTAAGGTTGCTAAAAGTGTTTGCACTTATTGTTCTGTATCCTGCGGAGTTCTTGTGTACAGTTTGACAGACGGTGCTATGAATGTAAAGCCAAGGGTTATACACATAGAAGGTGATCCGGATGATCCCGTAAACAGAGGTACTCTATGTCCTAAAGGTGCAACCCTTAGGGATTTTGTAAACTCACCCCAGAGGATCACCAAACCTCTATACAGACCCCCCGGAGCCAAAGAATGGAAGGAGATAAGCTGGGAAGAAGCACTCAACAGAATAGCTAAACTTATAAAGGACACAAGAGACAGAACCTTTATAGAAAAGGATCAGGAGGGAAGGACAGTAAACAGATGTGAGAGTATTTTCTGGCTCATGGGATGCACTATGGAGAACGAGCCAGGCTATCTTGGAGTAAAACTGGGGAGGTTGTTGGGTTTAGTGGCGCTGGAAACTCAGGCGCGAGTGTGACACGCTCCAACGGTGGCCAGTTTGGCCGCAAGATTTGGAAGAGGTGCAATGACCAACTCTTGGAACGACATAAAGAACGCGGACTTAGTTTTTGTTATGGGAGGAAATCCTGCGGAAAACCATCCATGTGGTTTCAAATGGGCTATAAAAGCCAGACAGGAAAAGGGAGCAAAGATAATAAGTGTGGATGTGAGATATCATAGAACTGCAGCTGTTTCTGATATATTTGTGCAGATAAGACCAGGTTCGGACATAGCCTTTATGGGAGGATTAATAAACTATGTGCTACAGAACAAAAAGTATGATGAGGAATACATAAAGTACTTCACCAACGCTACTTACATAGTAAAGGATACTTACAACTTTGACCCTTCAACAGGTCTCTTCTCTGGTTATGATCCAGAAAAGAGAAAGTACGATACAAAACTTTGGGATTACGAAAGGGACGAGAAGGGAATGGTTAAGAAGGATATGACCATGGAACATCCCAGATGTGTCTTCCAACTTCTCAAACAGTTTTACTCAAGATACACACCAGAGGTGGTGGAAAAGATAACGGGCGTTCCAAAAGAGAAGTTTCTGGAGGTTGCAAGACTTATAGCGGAAACAGGGGTACCTGACAAGTCTATGACGCACCTGTATGCTCTTGGTTGGACGCATCACTCTTGGGGTACTCAAGTGATAGGCTCTATGGCCATACTTCAGCTACTGCTTGGGAACATAGGTGTGCCAGGTGGCGGTGTAAACGCCCTTAGAGGACATGCCAACATACAGGGAATGACTGATCTTGCTGGGGAAGGTAGATTCCTTCACGGCTATCTTAAACCGCCCACACCTGAGCAACAAACCCTTAAAGACTATATAGAAGCCAACACGCCCAAACCGTGGGATGAAGGCTCTATGAACTACTGGTCTAACTACTCTAAGTTCATAGTTTCTCTGCTCAAGTCTTACTTTGGAGACAACGCAACGCCAGAAAATGAATTCTGCTACTCTTACCTTCCCAAGCAGGACAAGGTCATCTCTTGGGACGAGGCGGTGGACAGGATGTTCAAGGGCAAGATGGAAGGTGTGGTATCAATAGGTGTTAATCTGCTGGCAAACACCCCTAATGCCAAAAAGACTGCGGTTGCTCTTTCTAACCTCAAGTGGATGGTGGTGATGGATCCCTTTGAAACTGAAATGGCTGCATTTTGGAAACACGCAGAAAATCCAGAGAGCATAAAAACGGAAGTGTTCCTGCTTCCTTCCGCAGTGTTTGCAGAAAAGGAAGGAACTAAGACCAACAGTGCCAGGACTCTAAAGTGGCAGTATAAGGCGGTAGAGCCACCGGGAGATGCAAAGGAGGAGCTTTGGTTTATTGGAAACCTTTATATGAAACTCAAGGAACTTTATCAGAAGGAGGGTGGTGTCTTCCCAGACCCCATACTAAAAGCAAGGTGGCCCTTCCAAAACCCGTACCATCCCACTGCAGAGGAGGTGTTAGCGCTTGAGATAAACGGTGTTGCTTTGGATGATATAAAAGATGATAAGGGCAATGTGGTGGTAAAGAAAGGGGAGAGACTCCCAAGCTTTATCTACCTAAAGGACGATGGCACTACCTCCTGCGGTATGTGGCTCTATTGTGGAGTGTTCCCTCAGTCAGGCAACAGGGCAAAGTCAGCAGACCTAACGGATCCTTCAGGATTGGGCATCTACCCCAACTACGGCTACTCATGGCCTGCCAACAGGAGAATACTCTATAATCGTGCTTCTGCAGGACCTGACGGAAATCCCAGGTCTCCTAAGAAAAAACTTGTATGGTGGAATGCCAAAGAACAAAAGTGGGTTGGCTACGATGTGCCTGACATAAAACCAGACTTACCTCCTGAGTATGGACCTTTCATCATGCTACCTGAAGGAAGAGGAAGGCTATACTCCCAGTTTTTGGTGGATGGTCCTTTCCCAGAACACTACGAGCCTTATGAGTCTCCTGTAGAAAACCTTTTGCACCCCAAGACAGACAAAAATCCCGTGGTGAAGGTCTATAAGTCTGACCTTGACCTTTTGGGTAAGCCTGACAAGTTCCCCTACGCAGCGACCACCTACAGGGTTACAGAACACTTCCATTACTGGACAAAACATATTTACGGCACATCCGTGCTGTTCCAAAAAATGTTTGTGGAAATACCTGAAGAGCTTGCCAAGGAGCTTGACATAAAAGAAGGCGAAAAGGTAAGGATAATAACAGCCAGAGGTTCTGCAGAAGCTTACGCACTGCCTACAAAGAGAATAAAACCATTAACCGTAAATGGTAAGAAGGTATATACAGTTGGGATTCCCATTCACTGGGGTTTTGAAGGAATAGTTAGGGGTTCCCTCGCAAACCTCACAACACCCTTTGTGTGGGACCCCAATTCTCAGACGCCAGAGTTTAAGGGCTTTTTGTGCAGGATAGAAAAGGTGAAAGCTTAA
- a CDS encoding bifunctional diguanylate cyclase/phosphodiesterase, producing the protein MKLLDFFRKSSELYSLEREEFVKGLLKLCAQFLSAQRTSLWNVKGDILFCEYMYTKSEDDFIGGLQVKKENCLEFIDYLQKERVISAEKPFNLKISACMGEYLGFRNTQSLLIASLTTEKGELTDFIMCEHDVKKAYSEEDICVLLLSSVYLKKHYERQRALFIANMYKVLSAVNNIVLKANSKEEVLQQLCQIMIQVAGFRMVWIGFLDSEGNLKPHYTCGSVEGYLDEITINIYDEKLNKGPSARAILEQKVQVNNDTETNPDVLPWRVQMLKRKYLSSCACPITLKGKVIGTINLYSDKKGFFTEEIVGLVEEVGRDVSFALEHLDTLKNIQILYRAIEQSDEWTLITDIEGKILYANPAVERISGYSREELIGKTPRVFKSGFHGREFYKKLWDTILSGEEFHEIFINRRKDGSLFYLDQIITPIKDDAGRITNFVSTARDITLMREIEEKMHKIINYDPLTNLPKRDHFLRELERNIKEKSDSTIGVFLIDIHNFSAVNALYGYEFGDRLLKSFAERLMTLPGFWARYGDDAFIGFKELDSKEEIYNLLKDIFKMGELKLENFNYRLGFHVGISIYPDDANNTLDLLHAVEIALRKAEEKAPGSFELYNEEEKEKLLERLKLVEELKTALEKGEFLLHFQPIYSSLDLKPAMAEVLLRWNSERFGFLQAGSFIDILEETELIVDVGYYVFEQCLSMIKRYNLEIPISINLSPVQIKREDLPDRLSELLNKYRVPAELILLEITEGTLIEDLQKAQTLLKVLKEHGFSIVLDDFGVKYSSLSYLTRLSIDYIKIDMSFTKEVDTDERVLNVVKAIVSIANVLGAKTVAEGIERRSQLDILREIGCHYLQGFYLGKPMDIRDLLKLLRS; encoded by the coding sequence ATGAAACTTCTTGACTTTTTTAGAAAATCCTCTGAACTGTATTCTTTGGAAAGGGAAGAGTTTGTAAAGGGGCTTCTCAAACTGTGCGCTCAGTTTTTATCCGCTCAAAGAACAAGCCTTTGGAATGTAAAAGGGGACATACTCTTTTGCGAGTATATGTATACAAAAAGCGAGGATGATTTTATTGGTGGACTTCAGGTAAAGAAAGAGAATTGTTTAGAATTTATTGATTACTTACAAAAAGAAAGGGTAATAAGTGCAGAAAAGCCTTTTAATCTAAAGATAAGTGCTTGCATGGGAGAGTATTTGGGCTTCAGAAACACACAATCACTTCTGATAGCGTCCCTAACAACAGAAAAGGGAGAGCTTACTGACTTTATTATGTGCGAACATGATGTTAAAAAAGCCTACAGTGAAGAAGACATCTGTGTACTTCTTTTGTCATCAGTTTACTTAAAGAAGCACTACGAAAGACAAAGAGCGTTATTCATTGCAAATATGTATAAGGTACTGTCTGCGGTAAATAATATCGTGCTAAAGGCAAATAGTAAGGAAGAAGTTTTACAACAGCTCTGTCAGATAATGATTCAAGTTGCAGGATTTAGGATGGTATGGATAGGATTTCTTGACAGTGAGGGGAACCTAAAACCTCATTACACTTGCGGATCGGTAGAGGGTTATCTGGATGAGATAACCATCAATATATACGATGAAAAGCTTAACAAAGGACCTTCCGCAAGAGCTATTTTAGAGCAAAAGGTTCAAGTAAACAACGATACGGAAACTAATCCGGATGTGCTCCCGTGGCGTGTGCAAATGCTAAAAAGAAAGTACCTTTCAAGCTGTGCCTGCCCCATAACGCTAAAGGGTAAAGTCATAGGAACTATAAATCTTTATTCGGACAAAAAGGGTTTCTTCACCGAAGAGATCGTTGGGTTAGTGGAAGAAGTAGGACGGGATGTGTCCTTTGCCTTAGAACACTTAGATACTCTAAAAAATATACAGATCCTGTATAGAGCCATTGAGCAGTCTGATGAGTGGACATTAATAACAGATATTGAAGGTAAGATCCTTTACGCAAATCCAGCAGTGGAACGCATAAGTGGGTATAGTAGAGAAGAGCTTATAGGAAAAACTCCGAGGGTTTTTAAATCAGGGTTTCATGGTAGAGAGTTTTATAAAAAACTTTGGGATACTATACTTTCAGGGGAGGAATTTCACGAGATTTTTATAAATAGGCGCAAGGATGGGAGCCTGTTCTACTTAGACCAAATAATAACCCCCATTAAGGATGATGCGGGCAGGATAACCAACTTTGTTTCTACCGCAAGGGACATAACCTTAATGAGGGAAATTGAGGAAAAAATGCACAAAATAATCAACTATGACCCACTTACAAACTTACCTAAAAGAGATCATTTCCTCAGAGAACTGGAAAGAAACATAAAGGAAAAAAGTGATAGCACTATAGGTGTTTTTCTAATAGATATTCACAACTTTTCCGCCGTTAACGCTCTTTACGGTTATGAGTTTGGAGATAGACTTCTCAAATCCTTTGCAGAAAGACTTATGACACTGCCGGGTTTTTGGGCACGGTATGGAGATGATGCTTTTATAGGGTTTAAAGAATTAGACAGCAAAGAAGAGATATACAACTTGCTTAAAGACATCTTTAAGATGGGTGAGTTAAAGTTAGAAAACTTTAACTATAGGCTTGGTTTTCATGTGGGTATATCCATTTATCCTGATGATGCAAACAACACTTTGGATCTTTTGCATGCTGTAGAGATAGCTCTTAGAAAGGCAGAAGAGAAAGCACCTGGAAGCTTTGAGCTCTATAATGAAGAAGAAAAAGAAAAACTTTTGGAAAGACTAAAGCTTGTAGAAGAGTTAAAAACTGCTTTAGAGAAAGGTGAGTTTCTTTTGCACTTCCAACCTATTTACAGTTCCTTAGACCTAAAGCCTGCTATGGCAGAAGTGCTTCTAAGATGGAACTCAGAGAGATTTGGCTTTTTACAAGCAGGCAGTTTTATAGATATACTTGAAGAGACAGAGCTTATAGTGGATGTTGGTTATTATGTATTTGAACAGTGCTTAAGTATGATAAAGCGGTATAACTTAGAAATTCCTATATCCATAAACCTGTCGCCCGTGCAGATAAAGAGGGAAGACCTTCCGGATAGGTTATCTGAGCTTCTTAATAAGTACAGAGTACCTGCTGAGCTTATTCTTTTAGAAATCACAGAAGGCACGCTTATAGAGGATCTTCAGAAAGCACAAACGCTGTTAAAGGTATTAAAGGAACACGGTTTTTCTATCGTTCTTGACGATTTTGGAGTAAAGTACTCATCTCTGTCTTACCTTACCAGGCTTTCCATAGACTACATAAAGATAGACATGTCTTTTACTAAGGAGGTGGATACTGATGAAAGAGTTCTGAATGTGGTAAAAGCTATAGTTTCCATAGCTAATGTTCTTGGTGCAAAAACTGTTGCGGAGGGTATAGAAAGGCGATCACAGTTAGACATACTTAGGGAAATAGGATGCCATTATCTACAGGGATTTTATCTTGGCAAACCTATGGACATTAGAGACTTACTGAAGCTTTTACGCTCTTAA
- a CDS encoding pseudouridine synthase, translating to MERGTLLVRLNRFISMCGITSRRKADELIKAGRVKVNGLIVKEMGYRIDPSKDVVEVDGKLLKSPKYRYVILNKPCCYLTSLAEGKDGKKSIKELIKDIPERLYPAGRLDYNAEGLLILTNDGELANRIMHPKYKLPKKYLVLVEGRVDTETLKNMKKGAELEDGFAKPDSIKLIKMEKNQTTLEVVFHEGRKHIVKRFMAHFGHKVKRLKRTAIGPIQLGKLPPGKWRDMTQQELKALKKALNLITC from the coding sequence ATGGAGAGAGGAACGCTATTGGTAAGACTCAACAGATTTATATCCATGTGCGGTATTACTTCAAGGAGAAAGGCAGATGAACTTATCAAAGCGGGTAGGGTAAAAGTAAACGGGCTTATCGTGAAGGAAATGGGCTACAGGATAGACCCATCAAAAGATGTGGTGGAGGTTGATGGAAAGCTTCTCAAATCACCCAAATACAGGTATGTGATTCTTAACAAACCTTGCTGTTATTTAACATCTCTGGCAGAGGGTAAGGATGGGAAGAAAAGCATAAAGGAACTCATAAAGGATATTCCCGAAAGGCTATACCCTGCAGGTAGGCTTGACTACAACGCAGAGGGGCTTTTGATACTTACCAACGACGGAGAGTTAGCTAACAGGATAATGCATCCCAAGTATAAACTTCCCAAAAAGTACCTCGTTTTAGTGGAAGGTAGGGTGGACACTGAAACACTCAAAAACATGAAAAAGGGTGCTGAGCTTGAGGATGGCTTTGCAAAGCCTGACAGTATAAAGCTTATAAAAATGGAAAAGAATCAAACAACCTTAGAAGTGGTCTTTCACGAAGGTAGGAAGCACATAGTAAAAAGGTTCATGGCACACTTTGGACACAAGGTAAAAAGACTAAAAAGGACTGCCATAGGACCCATACAGCTTGGTAAACTTCCACCCGGAAAGTGGAGGGACATGACCCAGCAAGAATTAAAAGCTTTAAAAAAAGCTCTAAACTTGATAACATGTTAA
- a CDS encoding sulfite oxidase-like oxidoreductase, which yields MKRIISSINLRQDRLPPGQRWISTPVVYDIVEQIPDWDMNSYRFKVWGLVENPIEMTYEDLLSLPSVELIADFHCVTRWSVKDILWEGVPTAYILNLVKPKEEARFVMVHCLEGYTTNMPIEYLFEEDSILAYKMNGQIIPKRHGYPLRLVVPKLYAWKSAKYVWGIELIERDMPGFWEQRGYNMRGDPWREERYW from the coding sequence ATGAAAAGGATAATAAGTTCTATAAATTTGCGTCAGGATAGGCTTCCACCGGGACAAAGATGGATAAGCACTCCGGTGGTTTACGATATAGTAGAGCAAATTCCTGATTGGGATATGAACTCCTACAGATTTAAGGTTTGGGGACTGGTAGAAAATCCTATAGAAATGACTTATGAGGACCTTTTAAGCTTACCATCTGTGGAGCTAATTGCGGACTTTCACTGCGTGACACGCTGGAGCGTTAAAGACATACTGTGGGAAGGTGTACCCACTGCATATATTCTCAACTTAGTAAAACCAAAGGAAGAAGCGCGTTTTGTGATGGTTCACTGTCTTGAGGGATACACTACTAACATGCCTATTGAGTATTTGTTTGAAGAGGACAGTATATTAGCTTACAAGATGAATGGACAGATTATACCCAAAAGGCACGGATATCCTTTGAGGCTGGTAGTACCAAAGCTTTATGCGTGGAAAAGCGCTAAGTATGTTTGGGGTATAGAGCTTATAGAAAGGGATATGCCCGGCTTTTGGGAACAGAGAGGCTATAACATGCGTGGAGACCCATGGAGAGAGGAACGCTATTGGTAA
- a CDS encoding TrpB-like pyridoxal phosphate-dependent enzyme has protein sequence MRKYLLPEGEIPKKWLNIAPLLPEPLEPPLDPETMKPVSPEKLLVIFPEPLVMQEVSDQEWIDIPEEVLNILSLWRPTPLHRAKNLEEYLGTPAKIFYKNESVSPPGSHKPNTAVAQAYYNKVSGVKRLTTETGAGQWGSALSFATQFFGIECRVYMVRVSYNQKPYRRILMETWKGEVIPSPSPYTNAGRQFYEKDPEHPGSLGIAISEAIEEAATREDTKYSLGSVLNHVLLHQTVIGLEAKRQMEEAGFYPDIVIGAVGGGSNFAGLSFPFLADKLKGDKPHLRVIAVEPSACPTLTKGEYRYDFGDTVGLTPLIKMYTLGHGFVPPPIHAGGLRYHGDAPLVCKLYHLGHIEAVAYKQTEVFKAAITFARTEGIVPAPESSHAIKAAIDEALKCKETGEEKVILFNLSGHGYFDLSAYDKYLRGELEDS, from the coding sequence ATGAGAAAGTACTTGCTCCCTGAGGGAGAGATACCTAAGAAATGGCTAAACATAGCACCCCTATTACCAGAACCCCTTGAGCCACCCCTTGATCCAGAGACAATGAAGCCCGTATCTCCAGAAAAACTATTGGTGATCTTCCCTGAGCCATTAGTTATGCAGGAAGTCTCCGACCAAGAGTGGATAGATATTCCTGAGGAGGTACTGAATATACTCTCCCTTTGGAGACCTACACCCCTGCACAGAGCAAAGAATCTTGAAGAGTACCTTGGAACGCCTGCCAAGATTTTTTATAAAAATGAAAGCGTTTCACCTCCTGGCTCCCATAAACCCAATACCGCTGTTGCACAAGCTTACTATAACAAGGTCTCTGGAGTTAAGAGGCTTACTACGGAGACAGGCGCAGGCCAGTGGGGAAGCGCTCTATCCTTTGCAACTCAGTTCTTCGGTATAGAGTGCAGAGTTTACATGGTTAGGGTAAGTTATAACCAGAAACCTTACAGAAGGATTCTTATGGAGACTTGGAAGGGAGAAGTTATACCTTCACCAAGCCCTTACACTAACGCAGGCAGGCAGTTTTACGAAAAAGACCCTGAGCATCCGGGAAGTCTGGGAATTGCTATAAGTGAAGCAATAGAGGAGGCTGCAACCAGAGAGGATACCAAGTATTCTCTTGGAAGTGTTCTTAATCATGTTCTACTTCACCAAACAGTTATTGGTTTAGAGGCAAAAAGGCAGATGGAGGAAGCAGGCTTTTATCCAGACATAGTCATAGGTGCGGTTGGAGGAGGTTCAAACTTCGCTGGTTTATCCTTTCCATTCTTGGCGGATAAGTTGAAAGGTGATAAACCCCATCTAAGGGTTATAGCTGTTGAGCCCTCTGCCTGTCCTACCCTTACCAAGGGAGAGTATAGATACGACTTTGGTGACACAGTAGGCTTAACGCCTCTTATAAAAATGTACACGCTTGGACACGGGTTTGTCCCACCACCCATACATGCTGGTGGGCTTAGATACCACGGAGATGCTCCACTCGTGTGTAAGCTCTACCATCTTGGACACATAGAGGCAGTAGCTTACAAGCAGACAGAGGTTTTCAAAGCAGCGATTACCTTTGCAAGAACAGAAGGGATAGTTCCAGCTCCTGAGTCTTCCCACGCAATAAAGGCAGCCATAGATGAAGCTCTAAAATGCAAAGAGACTGGAGAAGAGAAGGTTATACTCTTTAACCTCTCGGGACACGGATATTTTGATTTATCAGCTTACGACAAGTATCTAAGGGGTGAGCTGGAAGACAGTTGA
- a CDS encoding metal-sulfur cluster assembly factor encodes MERDLLEKLKTVIDPHTGMDIVSMGLVKELEIKGNEVKVVIKPTSPFCPVGNYLLKAVEEVINSMGFSADVKLQDYAFGEDPP; translated from the coding sequence ATGGAAAGGGATCTTCTGGAAAAGCTAAAAACCGTTATAGATCCGCACACTGGCATGGACATAGTTTCAATGGGATTAGTAAAGGAGCTTGAGATAAAAGGGAATGAAGTTAAAGTGGTCATAAAGCCAACCAGCCCCTTCTGCCCTGTGGGGAACTATCTACTAAAAGCGGTTGAAGAGGTTATAAATTCCATGGGATTTTCGGCAGATGTAAAACTTCAAGATTACGCTTTTGGGGAGGACCCTCCATGA
- a CDS encoding DUF1858 domain-containing protein, with protein sequence MRIDVRNLEPPQPMIRIAQALEKLSKDDVLEVLGSRPFTHLLPKLSEMGYQYELKETEEGYLLRIWYGGEVKEVKEQEYDKELEFNIDENTNVGELLKRVPEALGVLIKYGFTPLKNPLLRKILPYTVTLGQAKKIRRLSDEKFQEMLKELRELIKK encoded by the coding sequence ATGAGGATAGATGTTAGAAACCTTGAACCACCTCAACCGATGATAAGAATAGCTCAAGCTCTTGAAAAACTTTCAAAAGATGATGTACTTGAAGTGCTTGGTTCAAGACCCTTTACTCACCTTTTACCCAAACTATCCGAGATGGGATACCAGTACGAACTTAAAGAAACGGAAGAAGGATACCTCTTGAGGATATGGTACGGCGGTGAGGTCAAAGAAGTAAAGGAACAGGAGTATGATAAAGAGCTGGAGTTTAATATAGACGAAAACACGAATGTAGGTGAACTCCTCAAAAGAGTTCCAGAGGCTCTTGGTGTGCTCATAAAGTATGGCTTTACACCTTTGAAAAACCCCCTTTTGAGGAAAATACTGCCTTATACAGTAACTCTCGGGCAAGCCAAGAAGATAAGGAGGCTTTCAGACGAAAAGTTCCAAGAGATGCTAAAAGAGCTCAGGGAGCTTATCAAAAAATGA